The genomic window CGGCACCGGGTGCATTAGCTAAGGCCACATTGCCTTTGCGCCACGCGCGCATTAAACCGGCAACGCCGAGCACAGAAGTTTTATCAAACACTTCGGGGTCGAGGAAGAGATCGTCGATACGGCGGTAAATCACATCTACTCGCTCTAGCCCAGAGATGGTTTTCATGTATACGATATCGTCGCTTTGCACCACCAAGTCGCTGCCTTCTACTAGCTCAACACCCATTTGTTGGGCCAAATAAGCATGCTCGAAGTAGGCGGAGTTAAAAATGCCGGGGGTAAGCACCACAATGACGGGCTTTTTAATTCGCCGTGGCGAAAGCGCAACCAGGGTATCGAATAGGCGTGCGGGGTAGTCATCCACACGGGCGATATCAATTTTTTCAAATAGCTCTGGCAATACGCGCTTGGTAATAGCGCGGTTTTCTAGCATATACGACACGCCAGACGGTACGCGCAGGTTGTCTTCTAATACGTAGAATTCGCCATCGTCGGCACGCACTAAATCGGTACCGCAAATATGTGCCCATACGCCGTGCGCTGGGTTCATGCCTTCGCATTCTTTGCGGTAGTTTTTAGATTGTTTGAGAATAAATTCGGGGATGATGCCGTCTTTGATAATTTTTTGGTCGTGGTAGAGGTCATCGATAAACAGGTTAAGCGCCTGTAAGCGCTGCTTTAAACCCGCTTCGGCTCGTTCCCACTGCTTAGATGAAATAACACGAGGAATAATATCGAATGGCCAGGCGCGATCGATGTTGCCACCTTCGGTATATACCGTAAACGACACGCCCATCTCTTTGATGGTACTTTCTGCCGATTGTTTGCGCGATGCGATATCTTCTTCGCTTAGTGACCGCATTAACGACACAAGCTTTTTAGCTTGCTTGCGCGCATTGCCATTAGAATTAATCAGCTCGTCATAAAATTTATCTGACGAGTAGGTACTCCAATCTATTGCCATTCCGTATACCCGCTAACTTATTGAAGAGGCTTTATACCAACTTAACAGGGAAATAACCTGTGTGGCATTGAATTATCTTTTATTGGGAACATCACGCACCAACGTTTGGAATGTGAACCTGTTAACCTGCAGGATTCACGCCTACTTCATTACATTGATAAGTAAATTGTTACCAGTTATTACCAATTCGGTACAAAAGCCTCACCGCACGCCGAATTGGCTGGTTTAGGCGGAACAATACAGGCAAGAATAGGCGCCAGCAAGCCAAACACGTTAACATTTAACAGTACGATACTGTTTGCACGATCATGGCACAGTCTACGCGAATGTAAAGGGGGGAAGGCCTGAAACCGCCTTAAAGCAGTGCACACAAGCAGACTTGTGCTCAGCTACGGAACACAATAATGCCATGCCACACTAAAAGCGTGTGGTATGGCACATGGCGCTTTACTGAGTGAGTTAGGCGCTGCGCCTTTATACACTGCGACTCACTTATTTCAACGCGTGCTTAATTATATTTGCAGCTACTTTGTTTAACGGAAGCACTTCTGCTGCCGCATCCAATTTCACTGCAGCGCCGGGCATCCCCCAAACAATAGAGGTGGCTTCATCCTGCGCAATTGTGTGACTACCGGCATCACGCATCCGCTTCAGTGCTTCAGCTCCGTCGGCACCCATACCAGTTAAAATGACGCCCATGGCTTTGTTGCCCACCTGCTCGCATACTGAATCGAACAATACCTCTACCGATGGCCTATGACGATTTACCATTTCGCCGGAATCCAACAAGCAAATATAGCCCTTAGCAGTTTTGCTTACTTTAAGGTGGGCATCGCCAGGGGCAATATACACACAGCCTTTTTCTATAGGCTGCTGGTGTTGCGCTTCGTATACTTTTACCGCACTAGCACCATCTAAGCGTTTTGCGAACGATGTGCTAAATGCAGGTGGAATATGCTGGGTAACAACAATAGGCGGACTGTTTAAAGGCAGACTAGATACAACCGCTTTAATAGCTTCAGTGCCACCAGTAGACGCACCTATGGCACACAAAAAGCCTGTTTTAAGCGACTTGGACTGAGCCACAGCATCCAACCCTGTAGCTTTAGCTTTGCCTACCCCTTCCATAGCCGTTACATTTGCGCCCGCCGCACAGATAAGTTTGCGAATAATCTCGTCGCGGTACTGGCTTAAACCTAAATCGGAATGCTGCTTGGGCTTGCCGATAAAGTCCACGGCACCCAAGCTTAACGCTTCGAGTGTTTCTGGCGCCCCTACTTGAGTGAGAGTAGAAATCATTACCACTGGTAATGGGTGCAAACGCATTAGGTTTTTAAGAAAAGAAATACCGTTCATGCGCGGCATTTCTATATCCAGTGTTAGCACATGGGGGTTAAGTTGTTTGATCATTTCGCGCGCTTGATAAGGGTCTTCTGCCGCGCCACACACTTCTAGCCGCGGGTCGCTGGTAATCATTTCGCGCAGTAATGAACGGATGAGAGCGGAGTCGTCAATTATTAGTACTTTTATAGGTTTCATCTTGGCTCCTGCTAAAACAGTTCTACATCGCCCGCACTGGGCTTAGTGGCCAAAGAATCCAAGTAAGCTTTTTCTTGTTTAACCAAGTTAGTATCTGATGCAATACCCATTTTTTTCATTTTGGCTTGCCCTGTTGCGGCAAAATAAAGAATTTTTCTTGGGTAGTTACCGCCTAAATCTTTTGCAATAACAGGCAGTTCATCATTAGCTAAAAAGCTTTCTACAAATTCTATATTGCGCTGGCCTATATCCATGCGCACCATATTTGCCAGCACCCGCCCGCCGCCGAATAATTTGATCTCCAGCCTATTGCGCATACCGCCGCATTTAATAATGCTATTTATTAAGTGCTCCATCGCCCAGTTGCCGTAACACAGCTCGGGGTTACTCAAGCTATTGCGAGTGATTTCATGCCCTGCGGCTTGTTCGGGTAACATAAAATGGTTCATACCTCCTACACCGGCAACTGGGTCGCGGATACACGCAGCGATACACGACCCCAGCACAGTCACTAACATTTCGTCGTTTTTAGTTACATAGCATTCGCCAGGCTGTAATTTTACGGCCACCTTAGCGAAACGAGCATCCCAGTAGCGGTATACATTGGTAAACCCTGGTAGCGCAGGCTTTAAACGAGCATCTGCTTTACTTGTTAATCCCTTTAACATTTTCAGTACGCTTTTTGATAAATAGTACGGCCCATACTGTTAAATCTATCGGTAACCTTATAGAGGTTTTCCGAATGGCCAATAAACAGGTGGCCATTATCAACGAGCATATCCGCGTAACGGTTGAAGAGTTTTTTCTGGGTTGGCAAATCGAAATAAATCACCACGTTCCGACAGAATATAATGTCGAAAGAACCGCGCATTGGCCATTCGTGTAATAAGTTGAGCTGACGAAATCGAATTAATTCGCGCACGCTGTCTTTTATTTGAACGTTATTGGAAGTTTTATCCCTTTTAAAAAACTGCCGGTATTTATCCGGTACGCCCTCGGCTCTATCAATGGGGTAAACCGCGCCCGCGCCTTTGGCAACCACATTGGAGTCAAGATCGGTGGCTAGAATTTTCACATCCCAACCCTTTAGGGCCGAGAAGCTTTTAAAAACCATGGCTATTGAATATGGCTCTTCGCCTGTAGAGCAACCTGCAGACCAAATTCTAATTTTACGACTCGCTGCATTAGCCCGCATTAAATTTGGAATAACAGTACGTGCCAAATATTCAAAGTGGTGTATTTCGCGAAAAAAAGCCGTAAGGTTTGTAGTAATTGAATTGATAAACTCCGTTTTTTCGGCCGCGGGCGATGCTTCCAACAAGTTACAATACTGATTAAAATCAGATAACCCAAGCGCGCGTAACCGGCGCGACAAACGACCATAGATCATATTGCGCTTATGATCGGAAAGACTAATGCCTGTCCACTCCATTGCAATACGTTTTATTATTTCGAAATTGGCAATAGACATAGGAAACTCACGCGCTTCGTGATCCCCAACTACTGCTGTTCGACTTGGGTTAACCATGCTATAAAACCGAGTATTTATACAAACAAAGAGGCGATGAGTTGCATCGCCACACACATTTAAGCGTTAAACGTTAAAAGTCTTCCCAGTCGTCATCTGAAACGCTGGGTGCGCTAGAGGCGCGAGTAGAAACGCTCTTTTTCGCTGGGCGAGCACTAGCACTAACGACCATGTGTTGTTGATTTTGCGATATAGTGAAAAACGACACCTCTTCCATTAGCCGCGCTGCTTGCTCTGCCATGGCCTCACCTGCGGCCGATGCTTCCTCTACGAGTGCTGCGTTCTGTTGCGTCATTTCATCCATTTGCGAAATTGCAGTGTTTACTTGCTCAATACCCGAGGTTTGCTCGGTTGCGCCATTGCTTATTTCCTGCATCATATTACTTACGGTTTCTACCGACGACACCAGCTCTTCTAGGGTTTCACCAGAGCGATTGACCAGCACTGTGCCATCCTCCACCTTAGAAACACTATCGCGAATAAGCTCTTTAATTTCTTTCGCCGCAGCGGCTGAGCGCTGAGCAAGGTTTCGTACTTCACCTGCCACTACCGCAAAACCTCGCCCTTGTTCACCTGCGCGCGCGGCTTCTACTGCGGCGTTAAGGGCGAGCAAGTTAGTTTGGAAGGCGATTTCGTCGATTACGCCGATAATGTCGTTAATTTTTTTACTGGATTCGCTTATTGCACCCATTGCCTCAACAGCTTTAGAGACTACCTGACCACCTTCACCTGCTTTTTTCTGAGCAGACATAGCTAGGGTATTAGCCTGTTGTGCGTTTTCGGCGCTTTGCCTTACGGTAGAGGTCATTTCTTCCATACTAGAGGCGGTTTCTTCTAGTGAAGAAGCTTGCTCTTCTGTGCGCTGACTTAAATCGGCGTTGCCCTGTGCAATTTCATTAGCCGCTGTGCTTATTGCATTTGAGGCAGTTCGAATTTTGCCAATAATATCGGTAAGTTTTTCGATGGTACCGTTGGCGTTTTCTTTTAATTCGCCAAAAGATCCGTCGTAATTGCGGGTAATACGCTCTGTTAACACGCCACGCGCCATAGAGCCAAGCACACGCGAAATATCATTCAGCGCCACTTCAACTGTAGTGACCAAATCATTCAGGCCTTTCGCTAACCCTAAGAAGAAACCGTTCTTGCCATCCAGTGAAATTTGTTTAGTAAAATCACCCTGAGACGCGGCCGCCACCATTTCGTCTATTTCTTTCTCTATTGCCACTTCAGCGGTGCGATCGGCCCATTCCACAACAGCGCCAATTTTCTTTCCATCTACAAAAATGGGGTTTGCAATAACAGTGAATGATCTACCGCCCACCTTTGCACCGCCGTTATACGTGCTGGTGAGGTTATTCAATAGATTGCGTTGATGCGCAGGGTTTTTATGGAATACATCCATATTGGTTCCCACCAATGTGCGGCTATCAAAATTGGGGAGGTCGCGTTTAATATCCGATTCTGCATTTTTGAACATGCCGTTTACAGATTCGTTCATATATAAAATATTGCCTTCAGGGTCGGCAATCATGACATTTGCGGTGACGCTATCTAGCGCGTAGCGTACACGTGCATTCTCTGCCGCTATCGCCGCCAATTCGTTTTGTTTTTTCACTTCTTCGGTTTTATCAAGCCACTCTACAAGTGTGCCTAACCGCTCACCATTGCTATTAAACCAGGGCGTGGCAATCAAGCCGAACACCATATCGCCTATGTTTAATGTTGTTTTGTAGGGTGTTTTAAGTTCTCTTAGCAGATTGCGTTGATGCTCTGGGCTTTTATGAAAAGTATCAACGTTGGTGCCAATTAAATCTTTTACTTTGAAGCTAGGCAGGTGTTGCTGCAATTCCTTTTCGCGCTCTTGTAGCATTTCTACTACTGTATCGTTCATATAAACAATATTCAGTTCATTATCGGCAAGCATCACATTTGCCTGACACAATTTAAGTGCGCTAGCCTGATTGGACTCTCGGCGAACTTCAGTAATATCCGTCGCGAATTTTATTACGCGATATACTGAGCCATCCTCGTCGAGGAGAGGGCTATAAGTCGCATGTAGCAAAACAGATTCACCATTGCTTGTAACCCGCTCTATTTCGCCCGACAGACTTTCGCCACGGCGTAAATTACTCCAAAAATTCTTGTAATCGTTGCTATTTCTATATTCATCTGTAACGAATATTGAATGGTGCTTACCTTGAATTTCATTTAAGCTGTAGCCCATCGCATTTAAAAACAGATCGTTTGCGGTTTCTACAACACCTTCTGGCGTAAATTCAATTACGGCCAAAGCACTTCTTGCCGCATTTACTTTATCTTCTAACTCTTTTTCCTGCCGGCTGTGACCACCGCCAAACAACTCAAACAATTTTTTCATATCTTTTACCCGTCCCTATTTCACAAATTCTGTTAATACGTTGATTAAACTTGCACCTGGTCTTTCAGGG from Saccharophagus degradans 2-40 includes these protein-coding regions:
- a CDS encoding protein-glutamate methylesterase/protein-glutamine glutaminase, whose protein sequence is MKPIKVLIIDDSALIRSLLREMITSDPRLEVCGAAEDPYQAREMIKQLNPHVLTLDIEMPRMNGISFLKNLMRLHPLPVVMISTLTQVGAPETLEALSLGAVDFIGKPKQHSDLGLSQYRDEIIRKLICAAGANVTAMEGVGKAKATGLDAVAQSKSLKTGFLCAIGASTGGTEAIKAVVSSLPLNSPPIVVTQHIPPAFSTSFAKRLDGASAVKVYEAQHQQPIEKGCVYIAPGDAHLKVSKTAKGYICLLDSGEMVNRHRPSVEVLFDSVCEQVGNKAMGVILTGMGADGAEALKRMRDAGSHTIAQDEATSIVWGMPGAAVKLDAAAEVLPLNKVAANIIKHALK
- a CDS encoding circularly permuted type 2 ATP-grasp protein, producing the protein MAIDWSTYSSDKFYDELINSNGNARKQAKKLVSLMRSLSEEDIASRKQSAESTIKEMGVSFTVYTEGGNIDRAWPFDIIPRVISSKQWERAEAGLKQRLQALNLFIDDLYHDQKIIKDGIIPEFILKQSKNYRKECEGMNPAHGVWAHICGTDLVRADDGEFYVLEDNLRVPSGVSYMLENRAITKRVLPELFEKIDIARVDDYPARLFDTLVALSPRRIKKPVIVVLTPGIFNSAYFEHAYLAQQMGVELVEGSDLVVQSDDIVYMKTISGLERVDVIYRRIDDLFLDPEVFDKTSVLGVAGLMRAWRKGNVALANAPGAGVADDKVVYAYVPDIIKYYLDQDPILPNVETFLCYDDKQREYVLANLDKLVVKPANESGGYGMLVGPHSTKKDQAMFAELIKANPRNYIAQPTLNLSTAPTIVGKGDLEPRHLDLRPFILQSKDTYVTKGGLTRVAMRKGSLVVNSSQGGGSKDTWIVEE
- a CDS encoding methyl-accepting chemotaxis protein, with translation MKKLFELFGGGHSRQEKELEDKVNAARSALAVIEFTPEGVVETANDLFLNAMGYSLNEIQGKHHSIFVTDEYRNSNDYKNFWSNLRRGESLSGEIERVTSNGESVLLHATYSPLLDEDGSVYRVIKFATDITEVRRESNQASALKLCQANVMLADNELNIVYMNDTVVEMLQEREKELQQHLPSFKVKDLIGTNVDTFHKSPEHQRNLLRELKTPYKTTLNIGDMVFGLIATPWFNSNGERLGTLVEWLDKTEEVKKQNELAAIAAENARVRYALDSVTANVMIADPEGNILYMNESVNGMFKNAESDIKRDLPNFDSRTLVGTNMDVFHKNPAHQRNLLNNLTSTYNGGAKVGGRSFTVIANPIFVDGKKIGAVVEWADRTAEVAIEKEIDEMVAAASQGDFTKQISLDGKNGFFLGLAKGLNDLVTTVEVALNDISRVLGSMARGVLTERITRNYDGSFGELKENANGTIEKLTDIIGKIRTASNAISTAANEIAQGNADLSQRTEEQASSLEETASSMEEMTSTVRQSAENAQQANTLAMSAQKKAGEGGQVVSKAVEAMGAISESSKKINDIIGVIDEIAFQTNLLALNAAVEAARAGEQGRGFAVVAGEVRNLAQRSAAAAKEIKELIRDSVSKVEDGTVLVNRSGETLEELVSSVETVSNMMQEISNGATEQTSGIEQVNTAISQMDEMTQQNAALVEEASAAGEAMAEQAARLMEEVSFFTISQNQQHMVVSASARPAKKSVSTRASSAPSVSDDDWEDF
- the cheD gene encoding chemoreceptor glutamine deamidase CheD — protein: MLKGLTSKADARLKPALPGFTNVYRYWDARFAKVAVKLQPGECYVTKNDEMLVTVLGSCIAACIRDPVAGVGGMNHFMLPEQAAGHEITRNSLSNPELCYGNWAMEHLINSIIKCGGMRNRLEIKLFGGGRVLANMVRMDIGQRNIEFVESFLANDELPVIAKDLGGNYPRKILYFAATGQAKMKKMGIASDTNLVKQEKAYLDSLATKPSAGDVELF
- a CDS encoding CheR family methyltransferase, whose product is MVNPSRTAVVGDHEAREFPMSIANFEIIKRIAMEWTGISLSDHKRNMIYGRLSRRLRALGLSDFNQYCNLLEASPAAEKTEFINSITTNLTAFFREIHHFEYLARTVIPNLMRANAASRKIRIWSAGCSTGEEPYSIAMVFKSFSALKGWDVKILATDLDSNVVAKGAGAVYPIDRAEGVPDKYRQFFKRDKTSNNVQIKDSVRELIRFRQLNLLHEWPMRGSFDIIFCRNVVIYFDLPTQKKLFNRYADMLVDNGHLFIGHSENLYKVTDRFNSMGRTIYQKAY